From Oryzias latipes chromosome 18, ASM223467v1:
AGCGTGGTTCATTcataatacatttttgaaaatttcatgtaaagactgcaacttttctcactttttcccacGAATATGCACGTATGACCAATCATCAGTGCAATATGGGCAAAATGTAGCAGTGGCTGTGTGCCATGGGCTTGACATCAGCTCAGTCATCCAGCAGTTCAGTTGGCCTTCTGTAGCCAAATAGTTGAAAGTCTTTTTCATAGATTTTGTACAGCTTCCTCCTGTCTTCTATTGGTACCCCTTGAAACCATTCCATAACAGAACTACCAGAAGTCATATTTTCATATGATGGAGGAAACTTAATGGCgttttctaactttaaaatCTTCAGCAGCTGCTGAGCATCTTCTTGAAGACTCTCTTGATGGCCAACAAAGTCATATctgagaagaaagaaagaaaaactgctgttttattgCAAATTGTTATTCTATGAGTTTGATTCAAAAGTGAATGCTATAGTTGTTACTTTTGATAAATATGTCCTTACTCAACAAGGCAGGGGTGGCACAGGCGATGCATCTGCCTCCAGTGAGGCTCAAACGGTGCATATTTCTCTGTTCGCGGGTCAACTATGTACTGAACAAAGTTATGGAACGAAGGTTTGACATCCGTTTTTTTTGTCCCATTAAATTTAACAGGTACAtccttctgggttttatagcGTTGCAAAATGACTCTAATGTAGCCATCATAAAAGTACTGATCATAATTCAGCATCTTGTCCCTGTAAGCCGAGATGAGGCGCACAAATGGATCACGGACAAACAGAAACTTGGTGTAGTGCTTTAGTTTTGcctgtaaaagaaataaatacacatCACACCTCTATTTGAAACTTTCAGGGCATTCCTATTGTTGCTGCACAAACTGACCTTTCTTTCTGGCATTGAATAGTGCTTCAGGAGTCGGAATCTATCAAATTTGTGGACCATGTTACTTTTAAAGGACATGGGGTCAGGATATGGTTCATTCTGTTTTAAAGCAATCAAAGTCCTTTTCCAGTTGGTACATGCCACctgcaaaaaatatgtttatgctAAAGTGTTAATGCTAGTGTTTCAAATACTGACACGAAgagatgttttcctttttcattgaCTCAATTTGATAGTTTTGCCAGCCAATTACTGAAAAATGTTGTACATAACCATGTTTTTACCTTCCACACAGTTTAAATATACTTAAAAAATGATGGCAAAAGCTATGTTTTCCtcagaaactgttcaaaaacacaGGTTTTGAAAATTAGTCTGTTTATCTTAGAATTCCGATCTTGTTAGCATGTCACTAGCATGTTCATTAGCATTTTTTGTAgctttaaggcctgttcacaccgggacgaatttcgccggcgattttcgccgacgtttaacgcctcgtgactaaacaaagggcaccaatgagagtgtgcacaccgacgcgaaaaaacgccacgcgtcagagcgtaaaaaaaaaaaaaaaacgcctcgggttcgtttttttttttcgacgcgtcacgtcgaaatctattcgaccaatgagaatggcgcttttgcacacgtgtctggagcttctgaagttacagtaaaacacaacttgggggcgctcaaacacaaaactgccttgctgaacacacataccagcgaagaagatggaCGCCgtgtagcgtctacacagcagcgaagaaataatgacggacattctaaaatatccccgaaccaagcaccagttggagcaactggtgcttgaaatattcacgttttctttgtatgattctgacaagcgtgtaaatacttgctctcttcttctgagggaaaagcgactttaagaagcgtaaagttgcgcagcgccaccttgtgtacaggagtatttgtttacattaagcgccatctaatgtcagggaatgaaattgcatgttcgctcagctcatcgtcagcgaaaatcgcctgggtgtgaacacaaaaaacgtggcgaaaaacgctggcgaacaacgcctggcgaatattcgtcccggtgtgtacgggcctttagtgtTACAGTTCTGCCTTCAAATGCAAACACTTTTGCaatataaataaacatataaTTTTGGACCTTTTATCCTGAAAATGTCATTAAATTATAAGGAGGACCAAGTTGGGAGACGTTAGCAAACGCAGAGCTAcgaaattacatttagtttagttttaaactCTGCTAGCGtaacatttgatgtttttttcttttatgctcCGTCTTCTTTGAGTGTGAGGGTCTGTTTGCAGCCGTCCTACAGTCAATTGGTTTGGAGGTCAACTTCTTAGATTTAGCGGTAGCGTTTGACTACCGACACTTTTTAACTGTTCACGCAATTAACGTAACTAACAagttctgaagcggagaaaagcagcatttCGCCGATACACACCACTTTATGGTAATGAATGCTTACACAATCATCGTAAACCAACTGGTTCTATAGCGGAGACAAGTGGCTTTACGCTTCGTGCAAAGCCAAAATGGAAAGCCGCTTTTCCCAGAGTCAGAATTAGTTGATAAGTGTTTTCATTGCAGTTTTTTCGAAATAGGTCAATTTTAATGCAGCTTcgaaaaccacctcctccaattTTTTTTCGAGAAATTGACATGCTTCCATTAAGCCAATTTATtattgcaaatccaatttgcgcaaTTTCATAATCAATAGAAGCGCCTCTATTGATAAACAATTGTAGAGTCACAGTATATATATCtctaaaaaatcaaaatatatatatacatatatatatatatatacataaatatatatatataaataatatatatatatacatatatatatacatatatatatatatacataaatatatatatataaataatatatatatatacatatatatatacatatatatatacatatatatatatatatatatattatatataaataatatatatatatacatatatatatacatatatatatatatatatatatattatatataaataatatatatatatacatatatatatacatatatatatatatatatattatatataaataatatatatatatatacatatatatatacatatatatatatatatatatatatatatatatatatacatatatatatacatatatatatatatatatatatatatatatatatatatatacatatatatatacatatatatatatgtatatatatatatatacatacatatatatatatatatatatatatatatatatatatatatatatatatatatatatatatatatatatacatatatatacatatatatatatatatatatacatatatatacattatatatatatatatatatatatatatatatacatatatatatatatatatacatatatatacattatatatacatatatatatatatatatatatatacatatatatatatatatatatatatatatacatatatatatatatatacatatatatacattatatatatatatatatatatatatatatacatatacatatatatacatatatatatatatatatatatatatatatatacatacatatacatacatatatatatatatttatatatatatatacacatatatacatatatatatatatatatatatatatatatatatatatttgttatatatatatacatatatttgttatatatatacatataaatatatgcatgatgttttaactttattttaaagaatttatttgcaatggtgtttttgcatcaaaattcaaaagaaaCCGAAAATTAGTGCCCCCTCTGGTTTAAGACCAGAAGGGGCATTTACTTTTGCgtttacatgtttttctgtaCAACTCAAACCTCCAAACTTCTATCCTGCATAAATGACATACGTTTTAGCCcagatgtctttaaaaaaaataaaggaacagGTAAGTAAGAACAGATGATGCGTCACCTTAGGAATGTAACAGTAAATGATGCCGTGTTGGTCGTCCACAATGAAGTTATTCAAATCAATATTATTCAAGTTAAACAAACTTTGATTGACGCCAGCACAGTGTTTCCTCAGAAGATCCTTTCTTAGTCTTTGTTGTTCTAAATATTTTGGTGCTgtaaacacaaaaagtaaacattaacTTTGCAAAATCATTCATTCCCTTGTACTAAATTTAGTTTTAGCTCTGAGGTGAAATGATGATGAATATCTGACATGCAAACAGAAGCAAAATAGTCAcgttaaacaaataaaaaactacagAGCAATTCAAGCTTTCACTGGCTGGGCTTAATTTCATACATTAAATTACACAATACAACAAAATTACACACAAAAGAAAGATTCATACTTATATTTTGCAGATAAAAATCCCATCCATAAATTGTCAAAGTTAGAAAAACCATGGGTCCCAATAGCACAAAGATAGTCATGAATTCTTTGTTTAACCCCATATTGTTTGCAATACACTCCTAATGatcaaaaaaagcagaaaaaaacacaattagaacTAAAAGTGAAACAAGTCAAAGTTAAATTTCCccataaaaatttaaattttttccaTATGCCATTGCGTTActtttacaaaattaaatattCCTTACCTAGTTGAGAACCtatggagaaaataaaaaataaaataaatacacgtAAAATGCACGTATGTTtgtgtcaaaacaaaagaaacaattatTCGTCTGACATATGAGGCAACAAAGCCACGAAAGGCAAcagcttctctttttttaaaccctcgCCAGCAGAGAGACACATAGGAAAGCAGCATAGGAAGGGAATTAATTGAATGTTTGAGCTGACATACAGGAAGTAAAAGCATGTCAGGTAAATTTATGTAGCTGTAGGTGTGCCTCCTTAAATCCAGTCATGCTGACTTATTCTTGATTATTTAAGACTTATTGTTGAGCTATTTCAGCTTCACTGGTGACATATATGGACTATTATCATGAATGATGACAAACCCGCCATCCTATTGCTTTATTCCAGAATGGAAAAAGCCTATTGGAGAAGaggcaaagcttttttttaaccatctaTGAAGTTATGATAAAGCTGGACCCCCTATCTTTTACATTACAACCCAACTTCTCTGTGCAGTAGAACAAACCCATGAAGTATAAATCAACCGGTAAACCAGAAAAACCAAGCTTTGTACGTGACATATTAGCTGCTCCCTTTTGGGCTAATAGGGTTTTTATCTGATAGCTACGCACCAAAACATGAATAGCAAAGTCAAACCGTGTGTCTTCCTCTCTATGTAAGTGAGGGCGTGGCGGGTGCTGTGGCAACCCAATGTTGCGTTAGTCTTTGATCCTTCATTTGAATCTGATCTGCCTGTTGAAAACAACATGTGTTGTGTGAATAGTGAAAAGACTATAATTCTCACCCTCAATTCTTTGTCAGGTTTACTCTTACCCCTTAGCCCTTGAAAATGGGTTTAATGATAGGGCAGACCTGTAATCATCAGTGCATCTCTGCTTTAAGGAAGATTCTTAATTATTGTCCTGAAATATTATGATCAGTGTTACGTCCTCAAAACCGTAGGTGTAGGGCCAGTGGGGACCGCAAGACAAAAGGGAGTAGGGGAGGGAAGGAGCACAGtttcaaaagaataaaataaatagacgCAAACATGGCCTGTATCTCTACACTAAAGCAAAATTAAAGTATCAACGACTTCTTTACAAAACGGATTCAAAGCATAAAATAGTGCCCCGTTTCCACTGAGCTGCATGGTCTTGTCCAGTCCAGTgtaaaatggacccattaaggTGGACTCAACCATACCATTTTCAGGCCCAGATTGGTTGGAAAATGGGATATACTTGTATGCCGGAGCCCAAactgctttacagtcacagtcccactcCCAcgtctgctgccaaacactgatgccaacctataaccaccagaggcaatgtgAGGTTCAGCgttttgcccaaagacacttaaACACATAGGCAGCCAAGGCCGgaaccgaacctgcaatcttccgatcataAATCGACCACCTTACCGCTAACCCaaattgcctggaccattcaAAACCGAGCAGTTATCGGACTGCTCAGTAGAAACAAGGCTTTGGTGGCACCAATCAACTCGCCCAGAGACGCTTCGCGTCTGAcgattcaggcttccacggcgtgcgttaaaaagtaataaatgcacacttcgtcggctattaacccttacttataaCGTTGCTAGTACTTTGAGTGAGCAGCCGCTTTAGGTCACACGATGCACAAAAAAGTTaagcatttgtttcttttttgttatataATTCTACCCAACATATTCCTTTTCAAAAGTTCATTTACTTTTTACAGATTTACGTAAACATAATGAATACAGCAGATAATTTGTTGTGGGTTAGTCAACAATACCACGATGATGTGTCGTCGAGTAAAACTTAGTTTTTTTCATAGTGCTGTAATGCGATTAATTTATTCGTGACACGTAATTATTTAATCGAATTCATCTTTTTTAAGCCGATAAATGCCTTAAAAAGCCCGATTTGTTACTTGTTCAGTTGTAACACATAAAACACAGTAAGAATGACTTTGTCAGGCttctgactacagtacccataatgcccCAAGCAGCACGACTTCGTAGTTTACCAAAGTcagaatctgaattcttcctGTACCCTTACATTTGGCCCTCCAAgtggagagttatggaaaaatagtgtcttcgaATTCAGAAGTTACTACCACTCAATAACGTCACCAACAGTTGCCGGTCATCTACGCAAGCGCTCGAAAAATACTTCAAAACttcggttttataactttaaaaagtcatgctaaaacaaaaagtcattacttccatttacatgtaaacttctgtgcttcagagcacacccacaaaAAGGACTACATGTCTCTCACCCTACCAGCAGAGGGATAGCCAGccgtaacccttgtactatcctaggcactttaacattgggagttgggtcatctagacccactagacagtgctctaaaccttttttcttcaatgatttgtgatcttcactgatgtccatggattacatgaaatctttccacctttatccacctgtgtcatggtagggagaacacatcaatgtaagggtggggtcatctaagatagcaaaagggttaagtcactagaaaaacaagtttggatGTCATAaaagctccaaatgcccctacagttGAAGCGATAGAGAGGAACCAGAGGCCTACAGGATGAATTTGGATTCAGCCCAACATTTGGCCGTGTTTCTGTGGCCAAATTTGCTGTGTACCACAGACAAATgttgtatattttatttaatttattcataAGTTCATCAgacattttacaacaaaaatgtcttatttaggTAAAAAATTAACAGACTAAAAGCTTCAACTATAGAGAACTTTAgctatgattttattttatctatttatagTGAATCTGTTTTACTCCCATCCGTGAACCTTGCCTGTTCATGCTGTTCCCCGTTTCACTTTGCTGTCAATGGTTGGTTATGTTTTAGTTGGCTCCCGTTTCATAGGAGTTGACATAAATGACCTTAACTAAATATAATACACCCAAACATAATTAGTATGTCAAACTTGAGGTTGAGTTTTGGAAAGCTCTGTTCTACACTGACAGTTTTATCATCTTTCGGCGTTATCTTTCACTTTACACCCCTGTCCCCATCTCTAACTGGCATTTATTCGCTGTAGTGGTTAGCACATGACCTCATAGTGAGAGGGCCCTGGTTCGAATTCCACCTGGGTCTATTCTGTGAGTTCACCTTGtgaatgcatgttttttctacctcctacagtccaaaaacatgcttcatggttTACTTGGTGACTAAGCCGTGgatgtgagtgagtgtgtgaacAACCTTTGGCGGACTGGTAACCCATCCAGTgcatgggataggctccagcaaccccaaagGCGTtaagcaggtttggaaaatTGATGGATGGCGTAATTCTCCATCTGCGTGACTCATGCAATCATTAACTTGTTTCTCTTTTCATATTATGAAGGAGATAATTGTAGTTAGTTTGTTTGTTCTCTTCCTTGTCCAATCTAACCGGTTGGGCCACTGTAACTATGTTTGGTTCTACTGAATGTTTCCTGTTGGAGGGTGCCATTTCGGTCCCAACATCACTTTTTACACACTAAGTGGTCGTAATATTATAAAAGAACATGAACtgttttaacttattttctGCATTGGTGGCAGttactgaattgacttaatttctatattatttatttctgaAGGGTTTTTATTCCTGCTGTTGTTGGACTTTTGGTTGTAAAGTGGTGCCttatagaaaaacaaatttattctaaaataaatagatttgatttcaaattattttaaattgaagcCAAGGAACTTATTACAGAAATACGTGACATGGCTGAGTGGCGTGTGACTTTTTCACTGATGTATTGACCTGTTTTCATGCAAAACACACCCTTCTTGCATGCAACTGAATGGTGTTCTGCCAGTCGGTGTGACCACATGAGGGCTGTTGGCAAACACCCAGGTTTATTATCGTCAAACTGATCAGGACCTTGTGTAACTCCATGCTTTTTAAATCAGTCACACTAGTCTGTTACCATGCTGTTCCATAGGATTTCCAAAAGAAACAagcttattttgctttttaatgctccattaagaataaaataaatacatacatttttttgtctgtgaaatGTTGTACTTGAATGACGTCAGATGAGGACTCCCaagatttttgtgtgtttgtgacttATTAGTAAAAAGTTATTGCAAAGtctttctatctatctatctatctgtgaAGGTTTGAAATTTTGAGAGTTcgaacaaaagaaagaaaaggtgttaaaatgttcatgtggGTCTAAGAAAAGTGTAGTGATGAGTTTTACAGCcctaaacatttgtaaacctacCTACTTTCACCTATTGCTGGTTATTGTAACCGTGGTACTGTGCGACATTACTTCCGAGATGCTTTAATTGTCACCATCTACAAGAAAAAGGGCGACCGTGCAGATTGCGGAAACCATCGGGGTATATCACTATTGGCCATAGCTGGAAAAGTGCTTGCAAAGATTGTCTTGAATAGATTAAAGACCATTGCTGAAGAAGTACTTCCTGAGTCTCAGTGTGGTTTTCGGGCTGGTTGATACACTTCAGACATGATTTTCACTCTGAGACAGCTGCAAGagaatgcagcagagcagcaccaACCACTTTATATAGTCTTTGTAGATTTTACAAAGGGTTTCGATACAGTCAATCGTACAACTCTATGGAAGGTCCTTGAAACCTATGGTTGCCCAGACAAGCCTGTCAACATTATTAGGCAATTTCATGATGGAATGAGGGCACAGGTTTCAGTTGGTAGTAAACCTAGTGACACCTTTCCGGTTAACCATGGCGTGAAGCAAGGGTGTGTACTGGCGCCAACCCCCTTCTGTCTTTATCTTACAGCTGTGCTGAATACTATGAAAGAAGGCCCAAACAAGGGTGTCTTCATCCGCACAAGAACTGATGGTAAACTTTTCAACCTCGCCCATCTTTGTGCCCACTCTAatggcccgtacacaccgggacgtatattcgccaggcgttattcgccaggcgttattcgccagcgtttttcgccacgttttttgtgttcacacccaggcgattttcgctgacgatgagccgagcgaacatgcaatttcatttcctgacattagatggcgcttaatgtaaaacagaaaaactcctgtacacaaggtggcgctgcgcaactttacgcttcttaaagtcgcttttcactcagaagaagagagcaagtatttacgcaattgtcagaatcatacaaagaaaacatgaatatttcaagcaccagttgctccaactggtgcttggttcggggatattttagaatgtccgtcattatttcttcgcggttgtgtagatgcaactcggcgtctatcttcttcgctggtatgtgtgctcagcaaggcagttttgtgtttgagcgcccccaagttgtgttttactgtaacttcagaggctgcagacacgtgtgcaaaagcgccgttctcattggtcgaatagatttcgacgcgacaaaccgaaaaaacgaacccgaggcgttttttaaaaagtgacgctttgacgcgtggcgttttttcgcgtcggtgtgcacactcacatgggtgccctttgtttagtcacgaggcgttaaacgtcggcgaaaatcgcgggcgaaattcgtcccggtgtgaacaggccttaagacaCAGGAGATGTGTGTCAAAGAACTACTTTATGCTGATTACTCGGCCCTTGTAGCTAGTTACGCATCTGACATGCAACAGATTGTAGATCGcttttcctctgcagctgagatgtTTGGATTAAAGATAAATATCTCTAAGACCGAACTACTTTATCAGCCTCCCACATTATCCAACGAACACCCAGAGACGATTATGGTCCATGATGAACCACTGAAGTCAACAAAGAGTTTTACTTACCTGGGCAGTACCTTAACTAACTCAAACTCAGTTGATCTGGAAGTGGAACGGAGAATACGTTCGGCCACTAAGGCCTATGGTGCACTACAAAAGAGACTGTGGAGTTGCCATGACATCAGTACTAGTACCAAAGTGGAGGTATATGCAGCCGCAGTCATCCCCTGTTTGCTATACTCCATCGAGTATACCACTCTCTACCGCAGACATATCAAGGCTCTAACAAGACTTCAGCTTCGCCACCATCGCTTCATTCTCAACATCAAGTGGCAAGACCGTATCCCTGATGTTGAGGTTTTGAGACGTGCTGACACACATtggctataaaaaaaaaaaaaaaaatgcccctctcaccctccgcgggtggtttctcttccaagctcgggtcctctaccagaggcctgggagcttgagggtcctgcgcagtattttagctgttcctagcactgcgcttttctggacagggaggtctgaggtctttccaggtatctgttgtagcccctcctccagcttgggggtttctgccccgagtgctccaattaccacaggcaccactgtcaccttcactttccatgcattctccagttcttctctgagtccctggtatttctccagtttctcatgttccttcttcctggtgttcccatcgcttggcactgccacatccatcacaatggctttcctctgttctttatccaccactacaatgtctagttggttcgccattaccatcctatcagtctggatctggaagtcccacaggatctttgccctctcattctctaccaccttcggaggtgtttcccattttgatcttggggtttccagttcatattctacaaacatgttcctgtatattattacagccacttgattgtggcgctccatgtatgctttccctgccagcatcttacaccctgcagttatatgctggattgtttcaggcgcctctttgcacagcctacaccttgggtcttgtctggtgtggtagatctgagcctctattgctctggtgctcagggcttgttcctgggctgccaggatgtgcgcttcggtgctgtcctgtaggccagccctttctagccattggtaggacttcttgatatcagccacttcagttatggtccggtggtacatcccatgcaggggtttgtcctcccatgaggatctgtcctccagcactgtatcctctgttctccattgcctgagacattcactgagcataCTGTCAGTTTGGgt
This genomic window contains:
- the LOC105358534 gene encoding carbohydrate sulfotransferase 12-like; the encoded protein is MAPKYLEQQRLRKDLLRKHCAGVNQSLFNLNNIDLNNFIVDDQHGIIYCYIPKVACTNWKRTLIALKQNEPYPDPMSFKSNMVHKFDRFRLLKHYSMPERKAKLKHYTKFLFVRDPFVRLISAYRDKMLNYDQYFYDGYIRVILQRYKTQKDVPVKFNGTKKTDVKPSFHNFVQYIVDPRTEKYAPFEPHWRQMHRLCHPCLVEYDFVGHQESLQEDAQQLLKILKLENAIKFPPSYENMTSGSSVMEWFQGVPIEDRRKLYKIYEKDFQLFGYRRPTELLDD